The Solibacillus daqui genome has a segment encoding these proteins:
- a CDS encoding GTP-binding protein encodes MYKTIGVLAHVDAGKTTFCEQLLYHTQAIKKRGRVDHQDAHLDNHAIERARGITIFAEQGRFQFKGHTYNLIDTPGHVDFAPEMERSIHVMDAAIIIVSAVDGIEGHTETVWQLLEQHAVPTFIFINKVDREGADVEKVMQSIHQELSPDAILFTEGIDSTVIEWLAERDEALMELFFNDELNDEQSLSVLRELVQQRRAIVCMSGSALKDEGIFEFFNVVDKLTTIHFDNNDTFEATVFKIRHDQQQRLTFMKSTAGILRVRDELTIGDSTEKITEIRLYNGSNYTSVQQVGAGDIFAVKGLSTPVIGDVLGNEHEKAAFDMVPTLQAKVNYDGPLHVKELTRIFRELEAEEPSLRVVWNEQFQEILVHVMGVIQLEVLIEVLKERFSIDVTFGKPQILYKETIKDSAIGYGHFEPLKHYAEVHIKLEPNPRGKGITFSNACHSDDLTVGHQRLIEQHLFERDHHGLLTGFPITDIHVTLLTGRAHNKHTAGGDFREATLRGLRQGVEQVDNILLEPYYRFKMKASNEHIGRMMSDIQQASGTFDAPILTEQSVTIYGRAPVATFMDYSTQFATFTNGKGALTLQFDGYDVCHNAEGIIEQIAYNKDADPTYTSSSIFCAKGKGYSVPWYEAKAAMHCDIE; translated from the coding sequence TTGTATAAAACAATAGGCGTGCTAGCACATGTAGATGCTGGAAAAACAACATTTTGTGAGCAATTACTTTATCATACACAGGCAATCAAAAAACGTGGGCGAGTCGATCATCAGGATGCCCATTTAGATAATCATGCGATTGAACGAGCGCGCGGCATTACCATCTTTGCTGAGCAGGGGCGATTTCAATTTAAAGGACATACATATAATTTAATCGATACACCCGGTCACGTCGATTTTGCACCAGAAATGGAGCGATCGATTCATGTGATGGATGCGGCAATTATCATTGTAAGCGCGGTTGATGGCATTGAGGGACATACAGAAACTGTGTGGCAGTTACTTGAGCAGCATGCGGTCCCAACCTTTATATTTATTAACAAAGTCGATCGTGAAGGGGCGGATGTTGAAAAAGTCATGCAGTCGATTCACCAGGAACTTTCACCCGATGCGATACTGTTTACAGAAGGTATTGATTCTACAGTAATAGAGTGGCTAGCAGAGCGTGATGAAGCGTTAATGGAATTATTTTTTAACGACGAATTAAATGATGAGCAAAGTTTATCGGTTTTACGTGAACTCGTACAACAGAGGAGAGCGATTGTTTGTATGTCGGGTTCAGCATTAAAGGATGAAGGTATATTCGAATTTTTTAATGTTGTAGATAAGCTGACAACGATACATTTTGATAACAACGACACCTTTGAAGCGACGGTATTTAAAATTCGCCACGATCAGCAGCAGCGTCTAACATTTATGAAATCAACTGCAGGCATTTTAAGGGTACGCGATGAACTTACGATTGGTGACTCAACTGAAAAAATAACTGAAATCCGTCTTTACAATGGCTCTAACTATACATCCGTACAGCAAGTTGGAGCAGGTGATATTTTTGCAGTGAAAGGATTATCTACGCCGGTTATAGGTGATGTTTTAGGAAATGAACATGAAAAAGCAGCCTTTGATATGGTGCCAACCTTGCAGGCAAAGGTAAATTATGATGGACCATTACACGTAAAGGAATTAACACGTATTTTCCGTGAGCTAGAGGCAGAGGAACCGAGCCTTCGCGTTGTGTGGAATGAGCAGTTTCAAGAAATATTGGTTCATGTGATGGGTGTTATTCAACTTGAGGTATTAATTGAAGTATTAAAAGAACGTTTTTCAATTGATGTGACATTCGGTAAGCCACAAATTTTATATAAAGAAACAATTAAAGATTCTGCAATTGGTTATGGTCATTTTGAGCCTTTAAAGCATTATGCGGAGGTGCATATAAAGCTAGAACCAAATCCACGTGGAAAGGGGATTACGTTTTCAAATGCTTGTCATTCTGATGATCTAACTGTAGGACATCAACGTTTAATAGAGCAGCATCTATTCGAGCGTGATCATCATGGGTTATTAACGGGCTTTCCAATAACCGATATTCATGTAACACTTCTTACAGGGAGAGCACACAATAAGCATACAGCTGGCGGGGATTTTCGTGAGGCAACATTACGTGGGCTAAGACAAGGGGTCGAACAAGTTGACAACATCCTATTAGAGCCATATTACCGTTTTAAAATGAAGGCGAGCAACGAGCATATTGGTCGTATGATGAGTGATATTCAGCAAGCGAGCGGTACATTTGACGCGCCTATATTAACCGAGCAAAGTGTAACAATTTATGGTCGCGCACCAGTCGCGACATTCATGGATTACAGTACGCAATTTGCGACATTTACAAACGGTAAAGGGGCATTGACACTGCAATTTGATGGGTACGATGTTTGCCATAATGC
- a CDS encoding ABC-2 transporter permease, whose translation MMSLVLKDLLNLQSYLKTIIVFVVFYSILSFTMDDVSFVAGMLIILFAMIPISSFTYDQQAKWDVFGHTLPVTRKQMVQSKYVVALLFIVIGLVISLIITITVTFIKESSVEVIGLFASNSMVASVGLILLAVMLPLIYKFGVEKSRIMLLAISSIPIIALLLLSNLGVTIPSNIDWQNVTYIIPVIALVVFTISYFISHNIYDNKDF comes from the coding sequence ATGATGAGTTTAGTATTGAAAGACTTATTAAATTTACAAAGCTATTTAAAAACAATCATCGTATTTGTTGTATTTTATAGTATTTTGAGTTTTACAATGGATGACGTTAGTTTTGTGGCTGGGATGCTCATTATTTTATTTGCGATGATTCCTATATCTTCATTTACTTATGATCAGCAAGCAAAATGGGATGTTTTTGGTCACACATTACCTGTTACACGGAAGCAAATGGTTCAAAGTAAATACGTTGTTGCATTATTATTTATTGTAATTGGCTTAGTAATATCACTTATCATAACAATCACGGTTACTTTTATTAAAGAAAGCTCTGTAGAAGTTATTGGGTTATTTGCCTCAAACAGTATGGTCGCTTCTGTTGGTTTAATTTTACTAGCAGTTATGCTACCCCTAATTTATAAATTCGGGGTAGAGAAAAGCCGAATAATGCTACTGGCCATTAGCTCAATTCCGATAATCGCGTTACTACTATTATCTAACTTAGGTGTTACTATTCCAAGTAACATAGATTGGCAAAATGTTACCTATATTATTCCAGTTATTGCGCTCGTTGTTTTTACGATTTCTTACTTTATTTCTCATAATATCTATGATAATAAAGATTTTTAA
- a CDS encoding ABC transporter ATP-binding protein, which yields MDAILEVKNLSKHYNSFSLNKVNLTIPKGSIVGLIGENGAGKTTTIKAIIGAIQKDGGEIKLFGRPFHTTNKEVMQQIAIVMEGSSFHEELSPRQMVKVLKGLYKKWNDATFNSYLRQFNVPATKKLKEFSKGMRMKLSIAIALSYDAKLLILDEPTSGLDPVVRNEILNIFQDFIIDEERAILLSSHITADLEKIADYITFIHNGEVILNDMKDDLIYNYGVVKCSEQQFNSLDLTHIIGYEKGQFAVQALVNNKQAVQHMYPELVIDAPTIDDIMLYYVRGDKK from the coding sequence ATGGACGCAATTTTGGAAGTGAAAAATTTATCCAAGCACTACAATTCATTTTCATTAAATAAAGTAAATTTAACAATCCCAAAAGGAAGTATTGTGGGACTAATTGGTGAAAATGGCGCAGGTAAAACGACGACTATTAAAGCAATTATTGGTGCAATTCAGAAAGATGGTGGGGAAATTAAGTTATTTGGTCGACCATTTCACACAACGAATAAAGAGGTGATGCAGCAAATCGCGATCGTGATGGAAGGGAGCTCCTTTCATGAAGAGCTTTCACCAAGGCAAATGGTGAAAGTGTTGAAAGGTTTGTATAAAAAGTGGAATGATGCAACATTTAACAGTTATTTACGGCAATTCAATGTACCCGCAACAAAAAAACTGAAAGAATTTTCTAAAGGTATGCGTATGAAGTTGTCTATTGCAATTGCACTGTCGTATGATGCAAAGTTGCTTATTTTAGATGAACCAACAAGTGGGCTAGACCCAGTTGTTCGCAATGAAATTTTAAATATATTCCAAGATTTTATAATTGATGAGGAGCGTGCCATTTTATTGTCCTCGCATATTACAGCCGACTTAGAAAAAATTGCGGACTATATTACGTTTATCCATAACGGTGAAGTGATTTTAAACGATATGAAGGATGATTTAATTTACAATTACGGTGTCGTAAAATGTAGCGAGCAGCAATTTAATTCATTGGATTTAACACATATCATTGGGTATGAAAAGGGGCAATTTGCAGTGCAGGCATTAGTAAATAACAAACAGGCAGTACAGCATATGTATCCAGAGCTAGTTATTGATGCACCAACGATTGACGATATTATGCTGTATTATGTAAGAGGTGACAAGAAATGA
- a CDS encoding GntR family transcriptional regulator gives MNIIISNASDKPIYEQISLQIKAQIMNGQLQEGELLPSIRVIAKELKVSVITTKRAYADLERDGFIEVVQGKGSFVASRNMDFIREEQLKNIEQLLQKSVEIAKMSDISFEELSEMLILIYKGED, from the coding sequence ATGAATATTATTATTAGTAATGCGAGTGATAAACCAATTTATGAGCAAATTTCCTTGCAAATAAAAGCGCAAATTATGAACGGTCAGCTGCAGGAAGGTGAACTTTTACCTTCGATTCGTGTCATAGCTAAAGAGTTAAAGGTAAGTGTGATTACGACAAAAAGAGCATATGCAGATCTTGAACGTGATGGTTTTATCGAAGTCGTTCAAGGAAAAGGAAGCTTTGTTGCTTCACGCAATATGGATTTTATTCGTGAAGAACAGCTAAAAAACATAGAACAACTATTACAAAAGTCAGTGGAAATCGCCAAAATGAGTGATATTTCGTTCGAAGAATTAAGTGAGATGTTGATATTAATTTATAAAGGAGAAGACTAA
- a CDS encoding serine hydrolase domain-containing protein, protein MILKNENDYTNLFEDVRTHVMESAEKLGASGGAIFIIRNDKIVTESYFGKQSNAKHARDVQVDTQFHIASVRKAYIGFAAAYAIYNGYFSIDAPVKQFVEDSHLSAYEEVTIRHLLTHTHGLKIIDVNKLVSEYKPGESWAYRGPSIDLLTMIIQKTTGLSVAEIIKSQVIEPLGFQSTEWIRMSKPHSKIADAIRDADNPFWTETDVVDGSGMNMYVSAKELALLGYIHLTEGKWEGKQIIPREIIQMATSIQTPNPTLPIQKNGFLWFVKDTNHSFNQIGDTVPKGSYQLLGYTNVALLVIPEENVVAVRMLNRYGSSEGYDYLSDIQSFGDTVYKCSIKSTIQ, encoded by the coding sequence TTGATTTTAAAGAACGAGAATGATTACACAAACTTATTTGAAGATGTACGTACTCATGTAATGGAAAGTGCTGAAAAGTTAGGTGCTAGTGGTGGTGCCATTTTTATTATCCGTAACGACAAAATCGTAACAGAGTCGTATTTTGGTAAACAGTCTAATGCAAAGCACGCTCGAGATGTTCAAGTAGACACTCAATTCCACATTGCCTCTGTAAGAAAGGCTTATATCGGTTTTGCTGCGGCTTACGCTATATACAATGGCTACTTTTCTATTGATGCCCCAGTTAAACAGTTTGTAGAAGATTCACATCTGTCCGCGTATGAAGAGGTAACCATTCGTCACTTATTAACTCACACACATGGGCTAAAAATTATTGATGTTAATAAACTAGTAAGTGAATATAAACCTGGTGAATCATGGGCATATAGAGGTCCAAGTATTGATCTGTTGACAATGATTATCCAAAAAACAACGGGACTGTCTGTTGCTGAAATTATTAAATCGCAAGTTATTGAACCACTAGGCTTTCAATCGACAGAATGGATTAGGATGAGTAAGCCTCATTCAAAAATTGCAGACGCTATTAGAGATGCAGATAACCCTTTTTGGACTGAGACGGATGTAGTAGATGGTTCTGGAATGAATATGTATGTGTCTGCAAAAGAGCTTGCTTTATTGGGTTACATTCATTTAACAGAAGGGAAATGGGAAGGAAAACAGATTATTCCTAGAGAAATCATTCAAATGGCTACATCCATTCAAACTCCTAACCCAACACTTCCTATTCAGAAGAACGGATTTTTATGGTTTGTAAAAGACACAAACCATAGTTTTAACCAGATAGGCGATACAGTCCCAAAAGGTTCTTATCAATTACTCGGCTACACCAATGTAGCTCTGCTCGTCATTCCAGAGGAAAACGTAGTAGCAGTAAGAATGCTCAACCGTTATGGTTCATCTGAAGGATACGATTATCTAAGCGACATTCAATCTTTTGGAGATACTGTTTATAAATGTTCTATAAAATCAACAATACAATAA
- a CDS encoding sensor histidine kinase, whose protein sequence is MLLLLLLRHDYINHIQVLHGFLHLGEVDQATKYVDSLSKDIQAIESIKLNLDHPGLAILLQTKKLTCQNQQIDIQITVDDNPFDNIKTIDLINILSNIIDNAIEATMELPEEQRNITVSCKADELYYTFSITNAGRKLPDINQIFKQGYSTKKVEKGRVRGQGLFIVKETINKYNGTITLDTINEKETIAIVKIPTK, encoded by the coding sequence TTGTTATTATTGTTATTATTAAGGCACGATTATATTAATCATATCCAAGTTTTACATGGATTTCTGCATTTAGGTGAAGTAGATCAAGCGACAAAGTATGTCGATTCTTTGTCTAAAGACATACAGGCAATTGAATCCATTAAATTGAATCTTGATCACCCGGGATTAGCGATATTACTGCAAACAAAAAAATTAACATGTCAAAATCAACAAATTGATATACAGATAACCGTTGATGATAATCCATTTGATAACATAAAAACGATTGATTTAATCAATATATTATCGAACATAATTGATAATGCGATAGAAGCGACAATGGAGTTGCCAGAGGAACAACGTAATATTACAGTTAGCTGTAAAGCAGACGAGTTATATTATACGTTCTCGATTACGAACGCTGGGCGAAAGCTACCTGACATAAATCAAATTTTTAAACAAGGCTACTCAACGAAAAAAGTAGAGAAAGGAAGAGTTAGAGGACAAGGTTTGTTTATTGTTAAAGAAACAATTAATAAATACAATGGAACGATTACACTTGATACAATAAACGAAAAAGAGACAATAGCGATTGTGAAAATCCCTACTAAGTAA
- a CDS encoding cation diffusion facilitator family transporter: protein MEQYTNLRAGEKGAYISIIAYIFLSLLKLIVGYLGDSEALKADGLNNTTDIIASIAVLIGLKISQRPPDDDHRYGHFRAETIASLIASFIMVYVGIEVLKTAVENIVHPIHQEPSVLTIVIAIFSAIVMFAVYKYNFALAKKINSSAVKAAAYDNRSDALVSIGTAIGITAAILGFAIIDTITAFVIGLIIIKTAIEIFKEAVFSLTDGFDTELISSIEERVTTIPRVREVVEVRGRQHGSLILVDITVCVNPNLNVRDSHTITEQIEKAVQQLNPHAMTLVHIEPYDPKEMIICEDDYHF from the coding sequence TTGGAGCAGTATACAAATTTACGTGCTGGTGAAAAAGGCGCGTACATCTCGATTATCGCCTATATTTTTTTAAGCTTACTTAAATTAATTGTCGGCTATCTAGGCGATTCGGAAGCATTAAAAGCAGATGGTTTAAACAATACGACGGATATTATCGCTTCGATTGCGGTATTAATAGGATTGAAAATTTCGCAGCGCCCACCTGATGACGATCATCGTTATGGACATTTTCGTGCGGAAACGATTGCTTCACTAATTGCGTCATTCATCATGGTTTATGTAGGAATTGAAGTATTAAAGACGGCTGTTGAAAATATTGTGCATCCGATTCATCAGGAGCCAAGCGTATTAACAATTGTCATTGCGATTTTTAGTGCGATTGTGATGTTTGCGGTATATAAATACAATTTCGCATTAGCGAAAAAAATTAATAGTAGCGCGGTTAAAGCGGCTGCCTATGATAATCGTTCAGATGCCCTTGTAAGTATCGGAACAGCAATCGGGATTACGGCAGCAATTTTAGGCTTCGCAATAATTGATACCATTACAGCATTTGTTATTGGTTTAATCATTATTAAAACGGCCATTGAAATTTTCAAAGAAGCGGTATTTTCATTAACAGATGGCTTTGATACTGAGCTTATTTCATCAATCGAAGAACGTGTAACAACAATTCCGCGCGTTCGAGAAGTAGTAGAGGTGCGCGGACGTCAGCACGGAAGTTTGATTTTAGTGGATATTACCGTTTGTGTGAACCCGAATTTAAATGTTCGCGATTCGCACACTATTACCGAGCAAATTGAAAAAGCGGTGCAACAACTTAATCCGCATGCCATGACACTCGTGCATATTGAGCCATATGATCCGAAAGAGATGATTATTTGTGAAGATGATTATCATTTCTGA
- a CDS encoding SDR family oxidoreductase, with protein MTRLRREVDTDEIAKVVGFLLSDAASYVTGTDLLVDGGTIANMARMRQAINNTNKI; from the coding sequence ATCACTCGCTTACGTCGTGAGGTCGATACAGACGAAATCGCAAAAGTGGTGGGGTTTTTGCTGAGTGATGCAGCGTCTTATGTAACGGGGACAGACTTGCTAGTAGATGGCGGTACAATTGCTAATATGGCGCGCATGCGTCAAGCAATAAACAATACCAATAAGATTTAG
- a CDS encoding metallophosphoesterase family protein — protein sequence MSNLFVVSDIHGHYKQFEELLTYWNQEDVLVILGDLIDRGPQSLQVIEKVIELKQSYGDNVVFVKGNHEDMLLNFLNNPMEMQEHYYKNGGKETMQNLLVLLPAYIMEQPYILQANEIKEHYKSQLAFLKLAPVYKIIGNVLFTHAGFNSEFATLEETTERDFIWIRKHYEITNKTPYINVFGHTPLTYIHESNDVWLSDDKCYIAIDGGCYMSGQLNAVLLNKQGELLEIYKVQS from the coding sequence ATGAGCAACCTATTCGTAGTAAGTGATATTCACGGACATTACAAGCAATTTGAAGAACTATTAACGTATTGGAATCAAGAAGATGTACTAGTGATTTTAGGGGATTTAATCGATCGTGGGCCGCAATCCTTACAGGTAATTGAAAAAGTAATTGAACTTAAGCAATCATACGGTGATAATGTGGTTTTTGTTAAAGGCAACCATGAAGATATGCTGCTGAATTTTTTAAACAATCCAATGGAAATGCAGGAGCATTATTATAAGAATGGTGGTAAAGAAACGATGCAAAATTTACTTGTTCTTTTACCTGCCTACATAATGGAACAACCATATATCTTACAAGCCAATGAAATAAAGGAGCATTACAAATCACAGCTAGCGTTTTTGAAATTAGCTCCCGTATATAAAATTATTGGCAATGTACTTTTCACACATGCTGGCTTTAATTCTGAGTTTGCAACACTTGAAGAAACAACAGAGCGTGATTTTATTTGGATTCGTAAGCATTATGAAATAACAAATAAAACACCGTATATCAATGTGTTTGGTCATACACCCTTAACGTACATCCATGAATCTAATGATGTATGGCTTAGTGATGACAAGTGCTATATTGCCATTGATGGTGGTTGCTATATGAGCGGGCAGTTAAACGCAGTATTGTTGAATAAACAAGGGGAATTACTAGAAATTTATAAAGTTCAGAGTTAA
- a CDS encoding DUF6434 domain-containing protein produces the protein MRPLLNKDIQIHDFLNYYWLKEELQQFCREHGLSATGSKADITNRIKLFLDTSEVVKPERSQSSKQSVGKNNLTLETLIKKGHTCSQPVRHFFKQHIPNFHFSTYIQNYFKENIGKTYQDVINAWHKEQHRLKDPTYTKKIAPQFEYNQFIRDYFADPANKAKTRNDAIAAWNVIKSQPGDNKYKLR, from the coding sequence ATGCGACCATTATTAAACAAAGATATACAAATACATGATTTTCTTAATTATTATTGGCTAAAAGAGGAGCTACAGCAATTTTGCCGAGAACACGGACTTAGTGCAACCGGTTCTAAGGCGGATATCACAAACCGAATTAAACTATTTTTAGATACGAGTGAAGTTGTAAAGCCAGAACGTAGCCAATCTTCAAAACAAAGCGTTGGAAAAAACAATTTAACATTGGAAACACTAATCAAAAAAGGACATACATGTAGCCAGCCTGTACGTCACTTTTTTAAACAGCATATTCCTAACTTTCATTTTTCCACATATATTCAAAACTATTTTAAAGAGAATATCGGTAAAACATATCAAGACGTCATTAATGCTTGGCACAAAGAACAGCATCGCCTTAAAGATCCTACTTATACGAAGAAAATCGCTCCTCAATTTGAATATAATCAATTTATTCGTGATTATTTTGCTGATCCAGCGAACAAAGCTAAAACAAGAAACGATGCTATCGCTGCTTGGAATGTAATCAAATCACAACCGGGAGACAACAAATACAAATTAAGATAA
- a CDS encoding PadR family transcriptional regulator: protein MTQLLVLGALNMQPMSGYDIQNMLQENEAERWSGVLVGSIYHALKKLEQNNFIEIDRIEHSGNRQKSIYKITELGKEHLKDLVYNSIISSDVPYPLSFYAGLSFIEQLDVERAIEALRHQLTMLERELVIVESGISIKEKHLSTGLSPLMSIVSNNMVNIIKQQINFVKDLLKNYNCN, encoded by the coding sequence TTGACTCAACTCCTTGTTTTAGGAGCATTAAATATGCAGCCAATGTCTGGTTATGACATACAAAACATGCTGCAAGAGAACGAAGCAGAAAGATGGTCGGGAGTACTAGTAGGTTCTATTTATCACGCTTTAAAAAAACTTGAGCAGAATAATTTTATAGAAATAGATCGAATTGAACATAGTGGTAATCGCCAAAAGTCTATCTATAAAATTACTGAGCTAGGAAAAGAACATTTAAAAGACTTAGTATACAATTCAATTATCTCTTCAGATGTCCCTTATCCCCTATCCTTTTACGCAGGTTTATCATTTATTGAGCAATTAGACGTTGAGAGAGCAATTGAAGCATTAAGACATCAATTAACAATGCTTGAACGTGAACTTGTTATAGTCGAAAGTGGAATATCAATAAAAGAAAAACATTTATCAACTGGGCTTTCACCATTAATGTCTATTGTATCAAATAATATGGTGAATATTATAAAACAACAAATTAACTTCGTGAAAGATTTATTAAAGAATTATAATTGCAATTAG
- a CDS encoding transporter, giving the protein MKIDHLVMNVTPHYQQESSEVQNIRKAGLPYNVKKGKGTKGFRATNIWIGQEYFELITINSNDGGGWKKEWVHAYNTGQRGLICLMLDVNNLDEVVQRLQTQEISISDPEKIKIEFFFKLFSKTMPWQNSYLNFFENVPLQIGFQQLDSKKIRKGFEKYMVPNSSENNISGITQIHIFGNFTLSDFKMLCTVFEETILTENQLTVLLENCQKLIFETSKDYSVQVTLKSENNFFNVGTCIIENTSINCK; this is encoded by the coding sequence ATGAAGATAGATCATTTAGTAATGAATGTAACTCCTCATTACCAGCAAGAAAGTAGTGAAGTTCAAAATATAAGAAAAGCTGGTCTCCCTTATAATGTAAAGAAAGGTAAGGGAACAAAAGGATTTAGGGCAACTAACATTTGGATTGGGCAAGAGTATTTTGAATTGATAACAATAAATAGTAATGACGGGGGCGGTTGGAAAAAAGAATGGGTCCATGCTTATAATACCGGACAACGAGGGCTAATTTGCCTAATGCTAGATGTAAATAACTTAGATGAGGTTGTTCAACGTTTACAAACACAAGAAATTTCAATTTCCGATCCTGAAAAAATAAAAATTGAATTTTTCTTTAAATTGTTTTCTAAAACAATGCCTTGGCAAAATAGTTATTTGAATTTTTTTGAAAATGTCCCCCTTCAAATTGGATTTCAACAACTAGATAGTAAAAAAATCCGAAAAGGGTTTGAAAAATATATGGTCCCTAATTCTAGTGAGAATAATATATCTGGTATCACACAAATCCATATTTTCGGTAACTTTACACTTTCTGATTTTAAAATGCTATGCACCGTTTTTGAAGAAACTATACTTACTGAAAATCAATTAACGGTACTTCTTGAAAACTGCCAAAAACTTATTTTTGAAACAAGTAAAGATTATTCAGTGCAAGTAACATTAAAAAGTGAAAATAATTTCTTTAATGTGGGGACATGTATAATCGAAAACACATCAATCAATTGTAAATAA
- a CDS encoding histidine--tRNA ligase: MKKMDYQNVRGTQDFLPEQEVVRRKIRGTLEDTFILYGCKPLETPMLNYTELMASKYAGGSEILQEMYTLTDRGERDLALRYDLTIPFAKVVAMNPNLAMPFKRYEIGKVFRDGPIKAGRFREFTQCDVDIVGVASQAAEAELMMMAVDAFEKLQVSVQIQYNNRKLLLGLLQLFEVSETAMNRVILILDKKEKIDRITLVKELAELALTPATLNNIESFLDANPSLSYFENYSFQNDFIAQGVTEIRELMDYLQALQIESSCLFNPFLARGLEIYTGTIYEIFLTNGAIKSSIGSGGRYDNAIGGLIGTDASFATVGISFGLDVIYTAFELVNKIEQKPREFDVYIIPMNTLKQALYLAKALRKTGQRVEVELSGKKLSKAMDKANRENVGKVIVLGENEVAANKIAIKDMESGRVEEVEFKF, translated from the coding sequence ATGAAGAAAATGGATTATCAAAATGTAAGAGGAACTCAAGATTTTTTACCTGAGCAGGAGGTTGTACGCCGAAAAATTCGCGGGACATTAGAAGATACATTTATCTTATATGGCTGTAAACCATTAGAAACACCGATGCTTAACTATACGGAGCTAATGGCATCAAAATATGCGGGTGGTTCAGAAATTTTACAGGAAATGTACACACTAACGGATCGCGGCGAACGTGACTTAGCTTTGCGCTATGATTTAACCATTCCATTTGCCAAAGTAGTTGCGATGAACCCAAATTTGGCAATGCCATTTAAGCGCTATGAAATCGGTAAAGTTTTCCGAGATGGACCAATTAAAGCAGGGCGTTTCCGAGAATTTACGCAATGTGATGTAGACATAGTTGGTGTAGCGTCACAAGCAGCTGAAGCAGAGCTCATGATGATGGCAGTCGATGCATTTGAAAAGTTACAAGTGTCGGTTCAAATCCAATATAATAACCGCAAGCTTTTGTTAGGCTTACTGCAATTGTTTGAAGTGTCTGAAACTGCGATGAATCGTGTCATTTTAATATTAGATAAAAAGGAGAAAATTGACCGAATTACTCTAGTTAAAGAGTTGGCTGAATTAGCACTTACACCTGCAACACTAAATAATATTGAGTCTTTTTTAGATGCTAATCCATCGCTTTCATATTTTGAAAATTACAGTTTCCAAAATGATTTTATTGCACAAGGGGTAACAGAAATTCGTGAACTAATGGATTATTTACAAGCACTGCAAATTGAAAGTTCATGCTTATTCAATCCGTTTTTAGCGCGAGGCTTAGAAATTTATACAGGAACGATTTACGAAATTTTCTTAACAAATGGTGCCATTAAATCAAGCATCGGCAGTGGTGGACGTTATGATAATGCTATTGGTGGACTGATTGGAACGGATGCGTCATTTGCTACAGTGGGCATTTCATTTGGCTTAGATGTTATTTATACTGCGTTTGAATTAGTAAACAAAATAGAACAAAAACCACGCGAATTTGATGTCTACATTATTCCAATGAACACATTAAAACAAGCTTTGTACCTTGCAAAAGCTTTAAGAAAAACTGGCCAACGTGTTGAAGTAGAGCTATCAGGGAAAAAATTATCGAAGGCAATGGATAAGGCCAATCGCGAAAATGTTGGGAAAGTTATTGTACTAGGAGAAAATGAAGTTGCGGCAAATAAAATTGCCATAAAAGATATGGAAAGTGGTCGAGTAGAAGAGGTGGAATTTAAATTTTAA